The genomic interval GCAGCCGGCCCACGCGCTCCATCTGCTGGGCATCACCGCGCTGCCCCAGCTCGCGCATGGAGGGCAGCGTGGTGAAGGGCGCCCCGCGCAGCCGCGCCACCCGTCCGCCCTCCTGGTCCACCGAGAGGATGAAGGGCCTGCCCGCACGCGTCTTCAGTTCCCGGCACAGCGCCGCGGTCTCCTGGGCCGTCCCCACGTTGCGCTTGAAGAGGATGGCGCCATAGATGCCGTCATCCATCAGCGCCGCGATGTCGGCGTCGATGCGAGTCCCAGGAAAGCCCACCATGAACAGGCGGGCGCAGTCGCGGTAGAGGGCAGAGGCGGTCACGGACATAGTCTCGCAGAACCTGGGGCCGGGCTGGATGGAGTTCTGTGACCACATCCGCCGGGCGTTGCCTGCTCGTCACCGCCCAGGGGTACCTGTCCGCTGGGCGCCATCCTGGCCCTGGGCCAGCTGGCCCCGAGTAGGACTCGCGAGCCATCCCTACGTTGAGGCAGACCCATGGCGGCACCGCGCCAGGACAGGCCCTCCAGGCGCCCGTCCGCCCCCTCACCCAGGGAGCCGGAGGCGATGATTCACATCGAGCGCGTCTATCACCACCTGGAGCCAGGAGACTCGGAGGCCACGCGTTTCCTCGTGGAGCGGCTGTGGCCTCGCGGCGTCAAGAAGACCCGCTTGAAGATGGATGGCTGGCTCAAGGAGGTCGCTCCAAGCACCGAGCTGCGCAAATGGTACGGCCACGACCCCGAGCGCTGGCCGGAGTTCCAACGCAGATACACCCGCGAGCTGGGGACGCACCGCGAGGCCCTGGCGCCCCTCCTGGAGGCCGCTCGCCAGGGCGATGTGACGCTGCTGTACAGCGCGCGCGACGAGGAGCACAACAGCGCCGCCGTCCTGAAGGGCTACCTGGAACGAAGCCTGCGCTCGGCCCGCCGCCGCACGCGCCGCCGTCCCACGCTGCATTGAAGCGCGGGGGCTTGTGCCTCCCCGGACGGCTGCTACAAGGGCGCCCGGATTCCGAGGCACCTTCCGCGCCTCCGTTCAATCGAGGCCCTGATGGATTTCGCCGCGCTCTCGCTGTCTCCTCCGTTGCTCCAGGTGCTGGGCGAGCTGGGCTTCCAGACGGCCACGCCCATCCAGGCCCAGAGCATCCCCGTGCTCCTGGAGGGCAAGGACCTGGTCGGCCAGGCGCGCACCGGCAGCGGCAAGACGGCCGCCTTCGCGTTGCCCCTGCTCAAGAAGGTCCAGCTCCAGGACCGGCGCGTCCAGTCCCTGGTGCTCTGCCCGACGCGGGAGCTGTGCGCGCAGGTCGCCGGAGAGATTCGCAAGCTGGGCCGGCGGCTGCCGGGGCTCCAGGTGCTGGTGCTCGCGGGAGGGCAGCCCATCCGGCCGCAGCTCGAGGCGCTGGAGAAGGGCGCGCACATCGCGGTGGGGACCCCGGGCCGGGTGATGGACGTGTTGGGGCGCGACGCGCTGGAGACGCGGCGGCTGGCCACGGTGGTGCTGGACGAGGCGGACCGGATGCTCGACATGGGCTTCCGCGAGGACATGGAGCACATCCTCGGCGCGTTGCCTCCGCGGCGGCAGACGGTGCTCTTCTCCGCGACCTTCCCTCCGGATATCGCGGCGCTGAGCCGCACGTTCCAGAAGGACCCCGTGCGCGTGACGGTGGAGGACACCGAGGCCGCGCCTCCCATCCGCCAGGTCCGCTACGAGGCCTCGCCCGAGGACAAGTCCGCGGTGCTGCTCAAGGTCCTCCGCCATCACCTGCCCTCCTCCGCCATCGTCTTCTGCAACCACAAGGCAACAGTGCAGGAGTTGACGAAGTCACTCGCGGACGGGGGCGTCAGCGTGGACGGGCTCCAGGGAGACCTGGAGCAGTTCGAGCGGGACCGGGTGATGGCGAAGTTCCGCAACCTCAGCACCCGCGTGCTCGTGGCCACGGACGTGGCGGGACGAGGCATCGACGTGGAGGCGCTCGACGCCGTCGTCAACTTCGACATGCCCTTCCAGCCGGAGCCCTACGTGCATCGCATCGGCCGCACGGGCCGAGCGGGGCGCACGGGTCTGGCCATCGCCCTGGTGACGCCGCGCGATGAGCGCAAGGTGGAGGAAATCGAGCAGGCCCTCGGCGTGAAGCTGGAGGCGGGCGACATGGCGGCGTTGGAGGCGACGGTCGCGAAGGCCGGGGCGCTCGGCTCGGAGTGGGAGACGCTCTACATCTCCGCGGGCCGCAAGGACAAGATGCGGCCGGGCGACATCCTCGGCGCGCTGACGGGAGAGGCCGGAGGCTTCGCCGCGTCGGACGTAGGCAAGATTGAAATCCAGGACCACATCTCCTACGTCGCCGTCGCCCGGCGCGTGGCGCGCGTGGCCTTCCAGCGCTTGAGCGAAGGCCGCATCAAGGGCCGCAAGCACAAGATTGAGCGGGTGCGGTAGCTCGTGCCGCGACAGCCGCGAGGGCGCTCCTCGCGGCGGCGGCGTGGACTACTTGCGCAGCAGGGTGCCCTCGAAGAAGAAGGCGACACACGCGGCCAGGATGAGCCACGTCCACATCGGCACGGACGGACGGTCCTCGTCCCCGCTGGACGCCTTCACCGTCTCCTCGCCGAAGTACGCGGTGAGCGTCTCCTGAGGGACTCGCGTCAAATCGCTCTCGGCTGGGTCCAGCACCGCCGCGAAGGACAGCGCCGCCAGCTGCTTCCCGTCCGCGCCCAGCACGGAGTACACGCCGGGCTCCATCACCGGGCCCGCCACCACCGAGCCGTCGGGCTGCACCTTCACCGGGAGCTCGCCACCGTCCGGCGCGCGCACAGCTGACACCTTCTGCGCGCCCTCCGGCCGCAGCGTCACCTGTTCGCCCACGCGCACGCGCACCTCCTCGCGCTCCTCGAGCGAGCCCGTGAGGTACGCCGCGAAGCGCTGCATCAGTGGAAGGAAGCTGGTGCGGATGGCGAAGTCGCTCCAGTCGCGGTCCACCGTGCTGGTGAACATCGCCACGCGGCCCTTGCCCTTGCGCATCACCGCCACCGCGGGCGCTCCATCCTCGTACGTGGCCAGCACCTGACTGGCGCCGGGCGAGGCCGGGTTGTCCGCCTCCAGCAGCATGTACCGGTAGAAGCGAGCGCCGGTGAGCCCTTCCTCCGCGCGTCCGGTGAAGGGCGCGAACAGGACGTGGTCCTGCTTCACCTGCGCCAGCCGCGCCGCCTTCGTCTCGGCTTCCGGGTCCGTGTCGCGCTCCGCGCTGGTGCGCACCACGCGCAGCGGTCGAGGCAACACCGCCCCCAGCCGCTGGTTGTAGTCCTCCGTGTTCACCCGGTCGCCCATGCTGAGGAACAGGCCGCCGCCGTTCTCCACGAAGGCCGCGAGCTTCGCCGCCTCCTCCGCGCTTGGCGCCGCCACGTTGAGCAGCAGCACCAAGTCGTAGGTGGAGAAGTCCTCGCGAAGCCCCACCTCGGCGTCGCGCACGGCCACCTCCACCGGAGAGCCGGGCGCGGTCAGCGCCGCGTCGACGAAGAAGGCCTCGTCCCGGTAGCGCGTCGCATGGGGCGCGCCGTTCACCACCAGCGCCTTCAGCGCGCGCGGCACCGGCAGCACGAAGGCGCGGCGGTCATCCTCCGCCAGCGCGTCCGGCGCGAGCGTCACCTGGCCCACCACCGTGCCGCCCTGGGGGAAGCGCACCGTCAGCGCCTTCTGCGTGGTGCCACCCGCGGGCACGTCGACGAAGCCCTTGGCCAGCGTCGTCTCGCCCACGCGTACCGCGGCCTCCAGGTCCTTGGCCGCCTCCGTCCCGAAGTTGCGCACCGTGAAGGTGAACTGGAACGAGCGAGGCCCCGCCTGCAGCGCGGGCTCCACCTTCAGGTCCACCACCGCGTGGTTGTTGAGCGCGTCGCGCCCCTCGGCCACGTCGCGCAGCACCACCTCCGGCTTCACCAGCGTGCCCGTGGGGCCCTTCACCGTGGGCGGCGGAGCCTCCAGCCGGAACGCGGTGGCCGCCATGTCGGAGACCACCACCAGCCGCTTGGCGGCCAGCGGGTTCTCCTCCAGCGAGCGCGCCGCCATCTCCATGCACCGCGACAGGTCCGCGCCGCCGTGGGTCGCCTTCGCCTCGTCCACGATTCCGCGCAGCCGGCCGCGGTCGAAGCCCGGCGTGGGCGGCGCGGTGGGCGTGCCCGTGCACACCAGCACCGTCGCGGGCTCCTCGGGCAGCAGGTCCTTGAGCGCGTCGCGCGCCTCGTCGCGGCCCCGCTCGAAGAGGGACGTTCCATCCGACCAGCGCATGGACAGCGACGCGTCCAGGATGATGGCCGTGGCGGCGGGGCCCTTCACGATTTGCGCGGCGTGGGCGTCGCGCGACAGCTCCGGCCTGGCGAGCGCGATGGGGATGGCCAGCAGGATGAGCGTGCGCAGCGCGTACAAGAGCAGCCGCTTGAGCTTGAGCCGGCTGGCGGTGCGCTTCTGGCTGCGCAGCACGAAGGCCATCGGGCCGAACGGATGGGGCCGGGGCCGGCGCCGGTCGAACAGGTGCACCAGCAGGGGGATGAGGGCCCCCAGCGCGCCCAGGAGCATCCACGGATTGCCGAACGTCACCCGCGCCTCCCGCGCCGTGCGAGGTAGCGCAAGAGGACGTCATCCAGCTTCTCGTCGGTGCGCACCAGCTCGTAGTCCACGTCCGCCTCCGCGCAGGAGGCCTTCACGTTCGCCAGGAAGGCGTTGAACTCCTCCAGGTAGCTCTCCTTGATTTCGCGCGGATTCACTTCAATCCGTCCGTCTCCCTCCATGTCGAGGAAGAGCGTGGGGTCATCGAAGGGGAACGTCAGCTCCGCCGGGTCCACGATGTGGAACAGCGACACGTCGTTCTTGCGCTGGCGCAGCGCGAGCACCCGCTTGAGCGCGTCCTGCTTCTCGTCCAACAAGTCCGACAGGACGATGACGGTGGAGCGGCGGGGCAGCACCTCCGCCAGGTGGTCCGCCGCGCTGCCCAGGTCCGTGCCTCCGCCTGGCGCCGTGGCGTCGAGCGTGTCCAGCAGCACGTTGAGGTGGCCCGCGGACGCGCGCGGAGGCACGTCCTTCCACTGGCCGCCGGTGAGCAGCGCCAGGCCCGCGGCGTCCTGCTGACGCACCAGCAGGTAGCACAGCGCTCCGGCCAGCGTGGAGGCGACGTCCAGCTTTGTCAGCGCGCCACTCGTGTAGCCCATGGAGGCGGACGCATCCACGACCATGACCGAG from Myxococcus stipitatus carries:
- a CDS encoding BatA domain-containing protein, which codes for MTFGNPWMLLGALGALIPLLVHLFDRRRPRPHPFGPMAFVLRSQKRTASRLKLKRLLLYALRTLILLAIPIALARPELSRDAHAAQIVKGPAATAIILDASLSMRWSDGTSLFERGRDEARDALKDLLPEEPATVLVCTGTPTAPPTPGFDRGRLRGIVDEAKATHGGADLSRCMEMAARSLEENPLAAKRLVVVSDMAATAFRLEAPPPTVKGPTGTLVKPEVVLRDVAEGRDALNNHAVVDLKVEPALQAGPRSFQFTFTVRNFGTEAAKDLEAAVRVGETTLAKGFVDVPAGGTTQKALTVRFPQGGTVVGQVTLAPDALAEDDRRAFVLPVPRALKALVVNGAPHATRYRDEAFFVDAALTAPGSPVEVAVRDAEVGLREDFSTYDLVLLLNVAAPSAEEAAKLAAFVENGGGLFLSMGDRVNTEDYNQRLGAVLPRPLRVVRTSAERDTDPEAETKAARLAQVKQDHVLFAPFTGRAEEGLTGARFYRYMLLEADNPASPGASQVLATYEDGAPAVAVMRKGKGRVAMFTSTVDRDWSDFAIRTSFLPLMQRFAAYLTGSLEEREEVRVRVGEQVTLRPEGAQKVSAVRAPDGGELPVKVQPDGSVVAGPVMEPGVYSVLGADGKQLAALSFAAVLDPAESDLTRVPQETLTAYFGEETVKASSGDEDRPSVPMWTWLILAACVAFFFEGTLLRK
- a CDS encoding DUF488 domain-containing protein, yielding MIHIERVYHHLEPGDSEATRFLVERLWPRGVKKTRLKMDGWLKEVAPSTELRKWYGHDPERWPEFQRRYTRELGTHREALAPLLEAARQGDVTLLYSARDEEHNSAAVLKGYLERSLRSARRRTRRRPTLH
- the dbpA gene encoding ATP-dependent RNA helicase DbpA, with the translated sequence MDFAALSLSPPLLQVLGELGFQTATPIQAQSIPVLLEGKDLVGQARTGSGKTAAFALPLLKKVQLQDRRVQSLVLCPTRELCAQVAGEIRKLGRRLPGLQVLVLAGGQPIRPQLEALEKGAHIAVGTPGRVMDVLGRDALETRRLATVVLDEADRMLDMGFREDMEHILGALPPRRQTVLFSATFPPDIAALSRTFQKDPVRVTVEDTEAAPPIRQVRYEASPEDKSAVLLKVLRHHLPSSAIVFCNHKATVQELTKSLADGGVSVDGLQGDLEQFERDRVMAKFRNLSTRVLVATDVAGRGIDVEALDAVVNFDMPFQPEPYVHRIGRTGRAGRTGLAIALVTPRDERKVEEIEQALGVKLEAGDMAALEATVAKAGALGSEWETLYISAGRKDKMRPGDILGALTGEAGGFAASDVGKIEIQDHISYVAVARRVARVAFQRLSEGRIKGRKHKIERVR
- a CDS encoding DUF58 domain-containing protein — its product is MLLDAQTLARLKGVKLRARAVMEGVLSGLHKSPHQGQSVEFAEHKEYAPGDELRHLDWKAYGKFDKYYVKRFEHETNLRSVMVVDASASMGYTSGALTKLDVASTLAGALCYLLVRQQDAAGLALLTGGQWKDVPPRASAGHLNVLLDTLDATAPGGGTDLGSAADHLAEVLPRRSTVIVLSDLLDEKQDALKRVLALRQRKNDVSLFHIVDPAELTFPFDDPTLFLDMEGDGRIEVNPREIKESYLEEFNAFLANVKASCAEADVDYELVRTDEKLDDVLLRYLARRGRRG